In Quercus robur chromosome 10, dhQueRobu3.1, whole genome shotgun sequence, a genomic segment contains:
- the LOC126702653 gene encoding TMV resistance protein N-like isoform X28, whose protein sequence is MALLDMKTDSSSFPSSSSAAVRWNYDVFLSFRGKDTRYNFVGHLYEALIQKGIHIFKDDINLDRGRPILPELLKAIGESRFAIVIISEDYASSDSCLVELAHIIHCKKEMGMTILPVFHHVDPSNIRKQLGTFEQAFIEHEKKENKETVEKWRDALREVGSLSGWHLKEYCSEIENIKDIVGCISLHLKYDALPYIAKDLVGINSRMEEFESHLALGSNDVRFIGIWGMGGMGKTTLARVVYYMVSIKFEACSFIEDVRERSERDGLVTLQQDLISDILKGTDLKIRDKYDGVINIRNRLRCKRILLVLDDVDKLDQLKFLVGEHDWFGPGSRIIITTRDEHVLKTHEVNEIYEVDGLNDEHALRLFSSKAFKGKHVPNDYLELSKHFLNYARGLPLALEVLGSFLNGKSIAEWKSALERLKDFPERIILQALKISFDGLRDAEKEIFLHIACFLNHKEKDHVLEVLDSLGLHPVIGLKELIDKSLLKITYMHIVWMHDLLEEMGKDIVRNECLNDPGKRSRLWCYKDIESVLKKNKGMKAVQAMHILCNYDKDEHEVKETCWSPEAISQMYNLKFLRIYGIFQDPQHLPNSLRVLCWSYYPSNSLPSTFQPDELVMLCLPHSRNEQLCIGIKNFDKLKIIDLSSSGFIISPDFTGVPNLEKLNLSSCQKLRELHPSVGILKKLVHFDLKFCENLVCLPNTICSLNSLERLDLCGCSNFDNLPENLGNLKGLKMLYLSGTAIKELPSSIDGLTTLTSLTLNDCKNLVCLPSTICSLKLLERLDLSRCSNFDNLPENLGNLKGLKELNLSGTSIKELPSSIDGLTALTSLTLQDCENLVCLPSTICSLKLLECLDLYGCSNFDNLPENLGNLKGLKNLHLSGTAIKELPSSIDGLTTLTSLTLNDCKNLVCLPSIICSLNSLERLDLYGCSNFDNLPENLGNLKGLKNLHLSGTAIKELPSSIDGLTTLTSLTLNDCKNLVCLPSTICSLNSLERLDLCGCSNFDNLLENLGNLNGLKNLHLSGTAIKELPSSIDGLTTLTSLTLWSCRNLVCLPNTICCLISLECLEISGCSSFEYLPENLGNVKGLKKLGLSGSAIKELPSSIERLMHLTSLNLLDCFNLGCLPNTTCGFKFHGTLDLSTCSRFKNLPEMPWIIEGLLMLDLSNTVIEEMPSSIGRLTDLTALTLRFCMNLVRLPSTICSWKSLESLDLLGCLKFKNLPKNIGNMKDLEVLNLCWTSIIEFPSSIVLLKNLKHLYIRGWKLSEFYSQSASLELMDPLWNLPFSQPTSPQECIGLPSFLYSSLPTSPVLVGLLLPSLSGLHSLTYLCINDCDLLSIPDDIGCLSSLECLNLSGNNFVSLPESMSQLFNLRRLYLEGCKRLQSLGNVLSTIDSVIANDCSSLERLPELQFYPFMSNHSLFQCFNCFKLVDYIQNGSNMLQGLPNIVIPGGEIPKWFSNEFQGDNIQLSFPGCDELMGIVLCVVFVPNGSHQYHRNWNFTCIFQLNGLKIADFSQSYYFTTKYGRIESPHIWLLYLSTHRSVSNWGKICSRIDANGFRQLKIQIFAEVVEKIGVQLVYKQDMEDPNQTMAQCISNNSTLYEDFGVVHHDIDNSPIESSRNKQSRDVDDGAGPSGEGYSNEEPQPKWIQGEIFDYFAMEGGDQISKKLESIHGGKEDIYQDIEDPNQTLTQLSINSRKLYEELGDLSHDSYNSAAEGSRIKRRLDEEDGAGPSGEGYSNNEPHPKTRRMYG, encoded by the exons ATGGCTTTATTGGACATGAAGACGGACTCGTCATCTTTCCCAAGTTCTTCTTCAGCTGCTGTCCGATGGAATTATGACGTCTTTCTCAGTTTCAGAGGCAAGGACACCCGCTACAATTTTGTGGGTCATCTTTATGAAGCTTTGATACAAAAAGGCATTCACATTTTTAAAGACGATATAAACCTTGACAGAGGAAGACCCATCTTACCAGAGCTGTTGAAAGCAATAGGGGAGTCGAGATTTGCTATTGTCATTATCTCAGAAGACTACGCATCTTCAGATTCGTGTTTAGTTGAACTTGCACACATCATTCACTGCAAGAAAGAGATGGGAATGACAATTCTGCCTGTTTTTCACCATGTGGATCCATCCAATATACGGAAACAACTGGGAACTTTTGAGcaggcatttattgaacatgaAAAAAAGGAGAACAAAGAGACGGTGGAGAAATGGAGAGATGCTTTGAGAGAAGTGGGCAGCCTGAGCGGATGGCATTTAAAGGAATATTG CTCTGAGATAGAAAACATCAAAGACATCGTGGGATGTATATCGCTTCACTTGAAATATGATGCATTACCATACATTGCCAAGGACCTAGTAGGAATAAACTCTCGAATGGAGGAATTTGAGTCGCATTTAGCTTTAGGGTCAAACGATGTTCGCTTTATAGGGATTTGGGGGATGGGGGGAATGGGCAAGACAACTCTTGCTAGAGTTGTTTATTATATGGTTTCTATTAAATTTGAAGCTTGTAGTTTTATTGAGGATGTTAGGGAAAGATCTGAAAGAGATGGTTTAGTTACACTACAACAGGATCTTATTTCTGATATTTTGAAGGGAACAGATTTGAAAATTAGAGATAAGTATGATGGAGTTATCAATATCAGGAATAGGTTACGTTGTAAAAGGATTCTTCTTGTCCTTGATGATGTAGATAAATTGGACCAGTTGAAATTCTTAGTTGGGGAGCATGATTGGTTTGGTCCGGGCAGTAGAATTATCATAACAACAAGAGATGAGCATGTGTTGAAAACACATGAAGTAAATGAAATATATGAAGTTGATGGATTGAATGATGAACATGCTCTTCGACTATTTTCATCAAAAGCCTTTAAAGGCAAACATGTCCCAAATGATTATTTAGAGCTGTCTAAACATTTTTTGAATTATGCTAGGGGCCTTCCATTAGCTCTTGAGGTTTTAGGTTCATTTTTGAATGGAAAAAGTATTGCTGAATGGAAAAGTGCATTAGAGAGGCTCAAAGATTTTCCTGAGAGAATCATTCTCCAAGCACTTAAAATAAGTTTCGATGGACTCCGTGATGCAGAGAAGGAAATATTCCTGCATATTGCATGCTTCCTTAACCACAAGGAGAAAGATCATGTATTAGAAGTACTGGATAGTCTTGGCCTTCATCCTGTCATTGGATTGAAGGAACTCATTGATAAATCCCTCTTGAAAATTACGTATATGCATATAGTGTGGATGCATGATTTACTAGAAGAAATGGGGAAGGACATAGTTCGTAACGAGTGCCTTAATGATCCTGGAAAGCGTAGTAGATTGTGGTGTTATAAGGACATTGAAAGCgtgttgaaaaaaaataag GGAATGAAAGCAGTTCAAGCCAtgcatattttgtgtaattatgATAAAGATGAACATGAAGTAAAAGAGACATGTTGGAGCCCTGAGGCCATTTCGCAAATGTACAATCTTAAATTTCTTAGAATTTATGGTATTTTCCAGGATCCTCAACATCTTCCAAATTCTTTAAGAGTTCTCTGTTGGAGTTATTATCCTTCAAATTCTCTACCGTCAACTTTCCAGCCAGATGAGCTTGTTATGCTTTGTTTGCCACATAGCAGAAATGAACAACTTTGCATAGGAATAAAG aattttgacaagttgaagatCATCGACTTGTCTTCGTCGGGCTTCATTATATCCCCAGACTTCACTGGAGTCCCAAATCTTGAGAAATTAAATCTTTCATCTTGTCAAAAATTACGTGAGCTTCACCCATCCGTTGGAATTCTTAAAAAGCTTGTTCATTTTGATCTAAAGTTTTGCGAAAATCTTGTGTGTCTTCCTAACACCATTTGTAGTTTGAATTCACTTGAACGGCTTGATCTTTGTGG ATGCtcaaattttgacaacttgCCGGAGAACCTAGGGAATCTCAAAGGTCTCAAGATGCTTTATTTGAGTGGAACAGCTATAAAAGAGCTGCCTTCATCAATTGATGGTTTGACAACCCTTACTTCGTTGACTCTTAACGATTGTAAGAATCTTGTGTGTCTTCCTAGCACcatttgtagtttgaaattGCTAGAACGTCTTGATCTTTCTAGATGCtcaaattttgacaacttgCCGGAGAACCTAGGGAATCTCAAAG GTCTCAAGGAGCTTAATTTGAGTGGAACATCTATAAAAGAGCTGCCTTCATCAATTGATGGTTTGACAGCCCTTACATCATTGACTCTCCAAGATTGTGAGAATCTTGTGTGCCTTCCTAGCACcatttgtagtttgaaattGCTAGAATGTCTTGATCTTTATGGGTGCtcaaattttgacaacttgCCGGAGAACCTAGGGAATCTCAAAG GTCTCAAGAACCTTCACTTGAGTGGAACAGCTATAAAAGAGTTGCCTTCATCAATTGATGGTTTGACAACCCTTACTTCATTGACTCTTAACGATTGTAAGAATCTTGTGTGTCTTCCTAGCATCATTTGTAGTTTGAATTCACTTGAAAGGCTTGATCTTTATGGGTGCtcaaattttgacaacttgCCGGAGAACCTAGGAAATCTCAAAGGTCTCAAGAACCTTCACTTGAGTGGAACAGCTATAAAAGAATTGCCTTCATCAATTGATGGTTTGACAACCCTTACTTCATTGACTCTTAACGATTGTAAGAATCTTGTGTGTCTTCCTAGCACCATTTGTAGTTTGAATTCACTTGAAAGGCTTGATCTTTGTGGGTGCtcaaattttgacaacttgCTGGAGAACCTAGGAAATCTCAATGGTCTCAAGAACCTTCACTTGAGTGGAACAGCTATAAAAGAGTTGCCTTCATCAATTGATGGTTTGACAACCCTTACTTCATTGACTCTTTGGAGTTGCAGAAATCTTGTGTGTCTTCCTAACACCATTTGTTGTTTGATATCGCTTGAATGTCTTGAGATTTCTGGGTGCTCAAGTTTTGAATACTTGCCAGAGAATCTAGGGAATGTCAAAGGCCTAAAGAAGCTTGGTTTGAGTGGATCAGCTATAAAGGAGTTGCCTTCATCAATTGAACGTTTGATGCACCTTACTTCATTGAATTTGCTTGATTGCTTTAATCTTGGGTGTCTTCCTAACACAACTTGTGGTTTTAAGTTCCATGGCACTCTTGATCTTTCTACATGCTCAAGATTCAAAAACTTGCCAGAGATGCCATGGATAATCGAAGGTCTATTGATGCTTGATTTGAGTAATACAGTTATAGAAGAGATGCCTTCATCAATTGGCCGTTTGACTGACCTTACTGCATTGACTCTAAGATTTTGCATGAATCTTGTGCGCCTTCCTAGCACCATTTGTAGTTGGAAATCGCTTGAATCTCTTGATCTTTTAGGatgtttaaaattcaaaaacttgcCAAAGAACATAGGAAATATGAAAGATTTGGAGGTGCTCAATTTGTGTTGGACATCCATAATAGAGTTTCCTTCTTCCATTGTTCTCCTTAAAAATCTCAAACATCTATATATTCGTGGATGGAAATTATCTGAATTTTATTCCCAGTCAGCAAGTCTTGAGTTGATGGACCCATTATGGAATTTACCATTTTCCCAGCCAACGAGTCCTCAGGAGTGCATAGGATTGCCgtcatttttatattcttcCCTGCCAACAAGTCCTGTTTTAGTGGGCTTATTATTGCCTTCCTTATCGGGTCTGCATTCTTTAACATATTTGTGTATTAATGATTGCGATCTTTTGTCAATCCCCGATGACATTGGCTGCCTGTCATCTTTAGAATGCTTAAACCTAAGtggaaataattttgtttcCCTTCCTGAAAGCATGTCCCAACTCTTTAATCTTCGAAGACTCTATTTGGAGGGTTGCAAGAGGCTTCAATCATTGGGAAATGTTCTGTCAACTATTGATTCTGTAATTGCAAACGATTGTAGCTCACTGGAGAGATTGCCAGAACTACAATTTTATCCTTTTATGTCAAATCACTCCCTTTTCCAATGTTTCAACTGCTTCAAATTGGTTGACTATATTCAAAATGGCAGTAACATGcttcag GGACTACCAAATATTGTTATTCCTGGAGGTGAAATTCCAAAATGGTTTAGCAATGAGTTTCAGGGTGATAACATACAATTGTCTTTTCCTGGGTGTGATGAGCTAATGGGAATTGTGTTGTGTGTTGTTTTTGTACCCAATGGGTCACATCAATATCATAGAAATTGGaattttacatgtatttttCAGCTCAATGGACTTAAGATTGCAGATTTCTCACAATCTTATTATTTTACGACAAAATATGGTAGAATTGAATCTCCTCATATTTGGCTGCTATATTTGTCCACTCACCGTTCCGTCTCCAATTGGGGCAAAATATGTAGTCGCATTGATGCCAATGGATTCCGTCAACTCAAGATTCAAATATTTGCAGAGGTGGTGGAGAAAATTGGGGTTCAGTTGGTATACAAGCAAGACATGGAAGATCCCAATCAAACCATGGCACAGTGCATCAGCAACAACAGCACACTGTATGAGGATTTTGGCGTAGTACATCATGATATTGACAATTCACCCATAGAAAGTAGCAGAAATAAGCAAAGCCGTGATGTGGATGATGGGGCTGGACCTAGTGGAGAAGGCTACTCTAATGAGGAACCACAGCCAAAGTGGATTCAAGGGGAAATTTTCGACTACTTTGCCA TGGAAGGAGGGGATCAAATATCCAAGAAGCTTGAATCCATTCACGGAGGGAAGGAGGATATTTACCAAGACATTGAAGATCCCAATCAAACTTTGACACAGTTAAGCATTAACAGCAGGAAGCTCTATGAGGAACTGGGTGATCTCAGCCATGATTCTTACAATTCAGCTGCAGAAGGTAGCAGAATTAAGCGAAGACTTGATGAGGAAGATGGGGCTGGACCTAGCGGAGAAGGCTACTCTAACAATGAACCACATCCAAAGACTCGGAGGATGTATGGCTGA
- the LOC126702653 gene encoding TMV resistance protein N-like isoform X35 — protein MALLDMKTDSSSFPSSSSAAVRWNYDVFLSFRGKDTRYNFVGHLYEALIQKGIHIFKDDINLDRGRPILPELLKAIGESRFAIVIISEDYASSDSCLVELAHIIHCKKEMGMTILPVFHHVDPSNIRKQLGTFEQAFIEHEKKENKETVEKWRDALREVGSLSGWHLKEYCSEIENIKDIVGCISLHLKYDALPYIAKDLVGINSRMEEFESHLALGSNDVRFIGIWGMGGMGKTTLARVVYYMVSIKFEACSFIEDVRERSERDGLVTLQQDLISDILKGTDLKIRDKYDGVINIRNRLRCKRILLVLDDVDKLDQLKFLVGEHDWFGPGSRIIITTRDEHVLKTHEVNEIYEVDGLNDEHALRLFSSKAFKGKHVPNDYLELSKHFLNYARGLPLALEVLGSFLNGKSIAEWKSALERLKDFPERIILQALKISFDGLRDAEKEIFLHIACFLNHKEKDHVLEVLDSLGLHPVIGLKELIDKSLLKITYMHIVWMHDLLEEMGKDIVRNECLNDPGKRSRLWCYKDIESVLKKNKGMKAVQAMHILCNYDKDEHEVKETCWSPEAISQMYNLKFLRIYGIFQDPQHLPNSLRVLCWSYYPSNSLPSTFQPDELVMLCLPHSRNEQLCIGIKNFDKLKIIDLSSSGFIISPDFTGVPNLEKLNLSSCQKLRELHPSVGILKKLVHFDLKFCENLVCLPNTICSLNSLERLDLCGCSNFDNLPENLGNLKGLKMLYLSGTAIKELPSSIDGLTTLTSLTLNDCKNLVCLPSTICSLKLLERLDLSRCSNFDNLPENLGNLKGLKELNLSGTSIKELPSSIDGLTALTSLTLQDCENLVCLPSTICSLKLLECLDLYGCSNFDNLPENLGNLKGLEELYLSGTAIKELPSSIDGLTTLTSLTLNDCKNLVCLPSSLNSLERLDFCGRSNFDNLPENLGNLKGLKNLHLSGTAIKELPSSIDGLTTLTSLTLWSCRNLVCLPNTICCLISLECLEISGCSSFEYLPENLGNVKGLKKLGLSGSAIKELPSSIERLMHLTSLNLLDCFNLGCLPNTTCGFKFHGTLDLSTCSRFKNLPEMPWIIEGLLMLDLSNTVIEEMPSSIGRLTDLTALTLRFCMNLVRLPSTICSWKSLESLDLLGCLKFKNLPKNIGNMKDLEVLNLCWTSIIEFPSSIVLLKNLKHLYIRGWKLSEFYSQSASLELMDPLWNLPFSQPTSPQECIGLPSFLYSSLPTSPVLVGLLLPSLSGLHSLTYLCINDCDLLSIPDDIGCLSSLECLNLSGNNFVSLPESMSQLFNLRRLYLEGCKRLQSLGNVLSTIDSVIANDCSSLERLPELQFYPFMSNHSLFQCFNCFKLVDYIQNGSNMLQGLPNIVIPGGEIPKWFSNEFQGDNIQLSFPGCDELMGIVLCVVFVPNGSHQYHRNWNFTCIFQLNGLKIADFSQSYYFTTKYGRIESPHIWLLYLSTHRSVSNWGKICSRIDANGFRQLKIQIFAEVVEKIGVQLVYKQDMEDPNQTMAQCISNNSTLYEDFGVVHHDIDNSPIESSRNKQSRDVDDGAGPSGEGYSNEEPQPKWIQGEIFDYFAMEGGDQISKKLESIHGGKEDIYQDIEDPNQTLTQLSINSRKLYEELGDLSHDSYNSAAEGSRIKRRLDEEDGAGPSGEGYSNNEPHPKTRRMYG, from the exons ATGGCTTTATTGGACATGAAGACGGACTCGTCATCTTTCCCAAGTTCTTCTTCAGCTGCTGTCCGATGGAATTATGACGTCTTTCTCAGTTTCAGAGGCAAGGACACCCGCTACAATTTTGTGGGTCATCTTTATGAAGCTTTGATACAAAAAGGCATTCACATTTTTAAAGACGATATAAACCTTGACAGAGGAAGACCCATCTTACCAGAGCTGTTGAAAGCAATAGGGGAGTCGAGATTTGCTATTGTCATTATCTCAGAAGACTACGCATCTTCAGATTCGTGTTTAGTTGAACTTGCACACATCATTCACTGCAAGAAAGAGATGGGAATGACAATTCTGCCTGTTTTTCACCATGTGGATCCATCCAATATACGGAAACAACTGGGAACTTTTGAGcaggcatttattgaacatgaAAAAAAGGAGAACAAAGAGACGGTGGAGAAATGGAGAGATGCTTTGAGAGAAGTGGGCAGCCTGAGCGGATGGCATTTAAAGGAATATTG CTCTGAGATAGAAAACATCAAAGACATCGTGGGATGTATATCGCTTCACTTGAAATATGATGCATTACCATACATTGCCAAGGACCTAGTAGGAATAAACTCTCGAATGGAGGAATTTGAGTCGCATTTAGCTTTAGGGTCAAACGATGTTCGCTTTATAGGGATTTGGGGGATGGGGGGAATGGGCAAGACAACTCTTGCTAGAGTTGTTTATTATATGGTTTCTATTAAATTTGAAGCTTGTAGTTTTATTGAGGATGTTAGGGAAAGATCTGAAAGAGATGGTTTAGTTACACTACAACAGGATCTTATTTCTGATATTTTGAAGGGAACAGATTTGAAAATTAGAGATAAGTATGATGGAGTTATCAATATCAGGAATAGGTTACGTTGTAAAAGGATTCTTCTTGTCCTTGATGATGTAGATAAATTGGACCAGTTGAAATTCTTAGTTGGGGAGCATGATTGGTTTGGTCCGGGCAGTAGAATTATCATAACAACAAGAGATGAGCATGTGTTGAAAACACATGAAGTAAATGAAATATATGAAGTTGATGGATTGAATGATGAACATGCTCTTCGACTATTTTCATCAAAAGCCTTTAAAGGCAAACATGTCCCAAATGATTATTTAGAGCTGTCTAAACATTTTTTGAATTATGCTAGGGGCCTTCCATTAGCTCTTGAGGTTTTAGGTTCATTTTTGAATGGAAAAAGTATTGCTGAATGGAAAAGTGCATTAGAGAGGCTCAAAGATTTTCCTGAGAGAATCATTCTCCAAGCACTTAAAATAAGTTTCGATGGACTCCGTGATGCAGAGAAGGAAATATTCCTGCATATTGCATGCTTCCTTAACCACAAGGAGAAAGATCATGTATTAGAAGTACTGGATAGTCTTGGCCTTCATCCTGTCATTGGATTGAAGGAACTCATTGATAAATCCCTCTTGAAAATTACGTATATGCATATAGTGTGGATGCATGATTTACTAGAAGAAATGGGGAAGGACATAGTTCGTAACGAGTGCCTTAATGATCCTGGAAAGCGTAGTAGATTGTGGTGTTATAAGGACATTGAAAGCgtgttgaaaaaaaataag GGAATGAAAGCAGTTCAAGCCAtgcatattttgtgtaattatgATAAAGATGAACATGAAGTAAAAGAGACATGTTGGAGCCCTGAGGCCATTTCGCAAATGTACAATCTTAAATTTCTTAGAATTTATGGTATTTTCCAGGATCCTCAACATCTTCCAAATTCTTTAAGAGTTCTCTGTTGGAGTTATTATCCTTCAAATTCTCTACCGTCAACTTTCCAGCCAGATGAGCTTGTTATGCTTTGTTTGCCACATAGCAGAAATGAACAACTTTGCATAGGAATAAAG aattttgacaagttgaagatCATCGACTTGTCTTCGTCGGGCTTCATTATATCCCCAGACTTCACTGGAGTCCCAAATCTTGAGAAATTAAATCTTTCATCTTGTCAAAAATTACGTGAGCTTCACCCATCCGTTGGAATTCTTAAAAAGCTTGTTCATTTTGATCTAAAGTTTTGCGAAAATCTTGTGTGTCTTCCTAACACCATTTGTAGTTTGAATTCACTTGAACGGCTTGATCTTTGTGG ATGCtcaaattttgacaacttgCCGGAGAACCTAGGGAATCTCAAAGGTCTCAAGATGCTTTATTTGAGTGGAACAGCTATAAAAGAGCTGCCTTCATCAATTGATGGTTTGACAACCCTTACTTCGTTGACTCTTAACGATTGTAAGAATCTTGTGTGTCTTCCTAGCACcatttgtagtttgaaattGCTAGAACGTCTTGATCTTTCTAGATGCtcaaattttgacaacttgCCGGAGAACCTAGGGAATCTCAAAG GTCTCAAGGAGCTTAATTTGAGTGGAACATCTATAAAAGAGCTGCCTTCATCAATTGATGGTTTGACAGCCCTTACATCATTGACTCTCCAAGATTGTGAGAATCTTGTGTGCCTTCCTAGCACcatttgtagtttgaaattGCTAGAATGTCTTGATCTTTATGGGTGCtcaaattttgacaacttgCCGGAGAACCTAGGGAATCTCAAAG GTCTCGAGGAGCTTTATTTGAGTGGAACAGCTATAAAAGAGCTGCCTTCATCAATTGATGGTTTGACAACCCTTACTTCGTTGACTCTTAACGATTGTAAGAATCTTGTGTGTCTTCCTAGCAGTTTGAATTCACTTGAAAGGCTTGATTTTTGTGGGCGCtcaaattttgacaacttgCCGGAGAACCTAGGAAATCTCAAAGGTCTCAAGAAC CTTCACTTGAGTGGAACAGCTATAAAAGAGTTGCCTTCATCAATTGATGGTTTGACAACCCTTACTTCATTGACTCTTTGGAGTTGCAGAAATCTTGTGTGTCTTCCTAACACCATTTGTTGTTTGATATCGCTTGAATGTCTTGAGATTTCTGGGTGCTCAAGTTTTGAATACTTGCCAGAGAATCTAGGGAATGTCAAAGGCCTAAAGAAGCTTGGTTTGAGTGGATCAGCTATAAAGGAGTTGCCTTCATCAATTGAACGTTTGATGCACCTTACTTCATTGAATTTGCTTGATTGCTTTAATCTTGGGTGTCTTCCTAACACAACTTGTGGTTTTAAGTTCCATGGCACTCTTGATCTTTCTACATGCTCAAGATTCAAAAACTTGCCAGAGATGCCATGGATAATCGAAGGTCTATTGATGCTTGATTTGAGTAATACAGTTATAGAAGAGATGCCTTCATCAATTGGCCGTTTGACTGACCTTACTGCATTGACTCTAAGATTTTGCATGAATCTTGTGCGCCTTCCTAGCACCATTTGTAGTTGGAAATCGCTTGAATCTCTTGATCTTTTAGGatgtttaaaattcaaaaacttgcCAAAGAACATAGGAAATATGAAAGATTTGGAGGTGCTCAATTTGTGTTGGACATCCATAATAGAGTTTCCTTCTTCCATTGTTCTCCTTAAAAATCTCAAACATCTATATATTCGTGGATGGAAATTATCTGAATTTTATTCCCAGTCAGCAAGTCTTGAGTTGATGGACCCATTATGGAATTTACCATTTTCCCAGCCAACGAGTCCTCAGGAGTGCATAGGATTGCCgtcatttttatattcttcCCTGCCAACAAGTCCTGTTTTAGTGGGCTTATTATTGCCTTCCTTATCGGGTCTGCATTCTTTAACATATTTGTGTATTAATGATTGCGATCTTTTGTCAATCCCCGATGACATTGGCTGCCTGTCATCTTTAGAATGCTTAAACCTAAGtggaaataattttgtttcCCTTCCTGAAAGCATGTCCCAACTCTTTAATCTTCGAAGACTCTATTTGGAGGGTTGCAAGAGGCTTCAATCATTGGGAAATGTTCTGTCAACTATTGATTCTGTAATTGCAAACGATTGTAGCTCACTGGAGAGATTGCCAGAACTACAATTTTATCCTTTTATGTCAAATCACTCCCTTTTCCAATGTTTCAACTGCTTCAAATTGGTTGACTATATTCAAAATGGCAGTAACATGcttcag GGACTACCAAATATTGTTATTCCTGGAGGTGAAATTCCAAAATGGTTTAGCAATGAGTTTCAGGGTGATAACATACAATTGTCTTTTCCTGGGTGTGATGAGCTAATGGGAATTGTGTTGTGTGTTGTTTTTGTACCCAATGGGTCACATCAATATCATAGAAATTGGaattttacatgtatttttCAGCTCAATGGACTTAAGATTGCAGATTTCTCACAATCTTATTATTTTACGACAAAATATGGTAGAATTGAATCTCCTCATATTTGGCTGCTATATTTGTCCACTCACCGTTCCGTCTCCAATTGGGGCAAAATATGTAGTCGCATTGATGCCAATGGATTCCGTCAACTCAAGATTCAAATATTTGCAGAGGTGGTGGAGAAAATTGGGGTTCAGTTGGTATACAAGCAAGACATGGAAGATCCCAATCAAACCATGGCACAGTGCATCAGCAACAACAGCACACTGTATGAGGATTTTGGCGTAGTACATCATGATATTGACAATTCACCCATAGAAAGTAGCAGAAATAAGCAAAGCCGTGATGTGGATGATGGGGCTGGACCTAGTGGAGAAGGCTACTCTAATGAGGAACCACAGCCAAAGTGGATTCAAGGGGAAATTTTCGACTACTTTGCCA TGGAAGGAGGGGATCAAATATCCAAGAAGCTTGAATCCATTCACGGAGGGAAGGAGGATATTTACCAAGACATTGAAGATCCCAATCAAACTTTGACACAGTTAAGCATTAACAGCAGGAAGCTCTATGAGGAACTGGGTGATCTCAGCCATGATTCTTACAATTCAGCTGCAGAAGGTAGCAGAATTAAGCGAAGACTTGATGAGGAAGATGGGGCTGGACCTAGCGGAGAAGGCTACTCTAACAATGAACCACATCCAAAGACTCGGAGGATGTATGGCTGA